Proteins encoded in a region of the Halioglobus maricola genome:
- the folD gene encoding bifunctional methylenetetrahydrofolate dehydrogenase/methenyltetrahydrofolate cyclohydrolase FolD, translating to MSALVLDGKTLAAETEAELLARVEKLKEKSSGQTPILATILVGDDPASATYVKMKGNACRRVGMDSMAVEMPSSTTTEELLAKIDELNNNQDVHGILLQHPVPSQIDERACFDAIALTKDVDGVTCLGFGRMAMGEDAYGCATPQGIMRILEHYNIDIEGKHAVVVGRSPILGKPMAMMLLEKNATVTICHSRTQDLPSLIAQADILVGAVGKPEFIKADWVKEGAVVVDAGYHPGGVGDIELSALTEKASAYTPVPGGVGPMTINTLIYQSVESGEKSLG from the coding sequence ATGTCCGCACTTGTACTGGATGGCAAAACCCTGGCCGCCGAAACCGAGGCAGAACTGCTGGCTCGAGTGGAAAAGCTGAAGGAAAAGTCCAGCGGACAAACCCCCATTCTGGCCACCATTCTGGTGGGCGATGACCCAGCTTCAGCGACTTACGTGAAAATGAAAGGTAACGCCTGCCGCCGAGTCGGTATGGATTCCATGGCGGTGGAAATGCCCTCCTCTACCACCACCGAAGAGTTACTGGCCAAGATCGATGAGCTGAACAACAATCAGGATGTGCACGGCATTCTGCTCCAGCATCCCGTGCCCTCACAGATAGACGAGCGCGCCTGTTTCGACGCGATCGCGCTCACCAAAGATGTCGATGGCGTTACCTGCCTGGGCTTTGGCCGCATGGCCATGGGCGAGGACGCCTACGGTTGCGCCACCCCGCAGGGTATCATGCGTATTCTCGAACACTACAACATCGATATCGAAGGCAAGCACGCCGTGGTCGTGGGCCGCTCGCCCATCCTCGGCAAACCCATGGCCATGATGCTGCTGGAGAAAAACGCCACGGTGACTATCTGTCACTCTCGCACCCAGGACCTGCCCTCCCTGATCGCTCAGGCAGATATTCTGGTCGGAGCCGTTGGCAAGCCGGAGTTCATCAAGGCGGACTGGGTAAAAGAAGGCGCAGTGGTGGTTGATGCCGGTTATCACCCAGGCGGCGTTGGCGATATTGAGCTATCTGCACTGACTGAGAAAGCTTCGGCCTACACCCCGGTGCCCGGCGGTGTCGGCCCGATGACTATCAACACCCTGATCTACCAGAGTGTTGAATCGGGTGAGAAGAGCCTTGGCTAG
- the cysS gene encoding cysteine--tRNA ligase, producing MSLKLYNTLAGAKEAFEPLVPDTVTMYVCGPTVYNLAHIGNARPVVVFDTLFRLLQTQFSTVTYARNITDVDDKIIAAAREGERSIEAVTDEYTAKYREDMAQLNALPPTLEPHATHNIEPMIELTQTLIDKGHAYESQGHVLFAVESMEDYGKLSGRSLDDMLAGARVQVADYKRHPGDFVLWKPADDADPGWDSPWGRGRPGWHLECSAMIRAHLGETIDIHGGGRDLIFPHHENEIAQSRCAHGGDYVKYWMHNAYLDIDGEKMSKSLGNFHTVRDLLQSYRGEVLRFALLSAHYRSPLNFSPELLDQAQATLDSLYSTLREVVDIELDVEVSLVGEAFYEALNDDLNTPIAIAEIHALAKQLNKASDEEKPMLKARMVAAGNLLGILNQDPQEWLQEAGSGDAVSAEEIEALIQARADAKTNRDFARADEIRETLLAQGVVLEDSREGTKWKRG from the coding sequence ATGAGCCTCAAGCTATACAATACTCTGGCCGGCGCGAAGGAAGCGTTCGAACCCCTGGTTCCGGACACAGTAACCATGTACGTGTGTGGTCCCACGGTTTACAACCTGGCGCACATTGGCAATGCGCGTCCCGTGGTCGTATTCGATACACTCTTTCGCCTGCTGCAGACCCAGTTCAGCACAGTGACCTATGCCCGTAATATCACGGACGTGGACGACAAGATTATCGCGGCGGCCCGAGAGGGCGAGCGCAGTATAGAAGCGGTAACTGACGAATACACTGCAAAGTACCGCGAGGACATGGCACAGCTGAACGCTTTGCCGCCAACGCTTGAACCCCACGCGACCCATAATATCGAGCCGATGATCGAACTCACCCAGACTCTGATCGACAAGGGTCACGCCTATGAGTCTCAGGGCCATGTGCTATTTGCCGTTGAATCGATGGAGGACTACGGCAAGCTCTCGGGCCGCTCGTTGGATGACATGCTGGCGGGAGCGCGGGTGCAAGTAGCCGACTATAAGCGCCACCCCGGTGATTTCGTACTGTGGAAGCCGGCTGATGATGCCGATCCAGGATGGGATAGCCCCTGGGGCCGCGGCCGCCCAGGGTGGCACCTGGAGTGTTCCGCGATGATTCGTGCGCACCTGGGAGAAACTATCGACATTCACGGCGGTGGTCGCGATCTGATTTTTCCGCACCATGAGAATGAAATCGCCCAGAGCCGCTGCGCCCATGGCGGTGACTACGTCAAGTACTGGATGCACAACGCGTACCTGGATATCGACGGTGAGAAGATGTCGAAATCGCTGGGCAATTTCCACACCGTTCGCGATTTGCTGCAGAGTTATCGGGGTGAAGTGCTGAGATTTGCGCTCCTCTCCGCGCACTATCGCTCGCCCCTGAACTTCTCTCCTGAGCTCCTCGATCAGGCCCAGGCAACGCTGGATAGCCTCTACAGCACCTTGCGTGAGGTTGTCGACATCGAGCTGGATGTGGAGGTGTCCCTGGTTGGGGAGGCTTTCTACGAAGCCCTGAATGACGATCTCAATACGCCGATAGCTATCGCAGAAATTCACGCACTGGCCAAGCAACTTAACAAGGCCAGCGACGAGGAGAAGCCGATGCTGAAGGCGCGCATGGTGGCCGCCGGTAATTTGCTGGGTATTCTCAACCAGGATCCGCAGGAGTGGCTGCAGGAAGCCGGCTCAGGTGACGCGGTTTCCGCCGAAGAGATTGAAGCGCTGATTCAGGCGCGGGCCGATGCGAAGACCAATCGCGACTTCGCCCGCGCTGATGAAATCCGCGAGACCCTGCTGGCACAGGGCGTCGTTCTGGAGGATTCTCGCGAGGGAACCAAGTGGAAGCGGGGCTGA
- a CDS encoding glutamine--tRNA ligase/YqeY domain fusion protein, translating to MDNTPASNFLQTIIAEDIDAGRVTEVVTRFPPEPNGYLHLGHAKSISVNFGLAQANGGRCNLRFDDTNPEKESQEYIESILADVAWLGYAWDGDVRYASSYFQQLYDWAVYLVEQGRAYVCDLNAEEAREYRGTLTEPGKNSPHRERSVEENLDLLARMKAGEFDEGAKVLRARIDMASPNMNMRDPIMYRIRKIAHHQTGTDWVIYPTYDFAHGQEDAIEGVTHSICTLEFEDHRPLYDWYIENLPVQSRPRQYEFGRLNPSYTITSKRKLKNLVDGGTVAGWDDPRMPTISGMRRRGYPAVALRKFCEMIGTTRKDGVVDVAMLEFAVREELNENAPRAMAVLNPVKVVLTDYPEDKVEQLTAPNHPSREELGVRTLPFSREVYIDAEDFREEANKKYKRLVLGKRVRLRNAYVIEADEVIKDEAGNVVEIHAHTIPNTIGENPEDGIKPKGVIQWVSAAHGVAAEVRVYDRLFNHEAPDKGDNDYMSHINPASLQVVTGAMLEPSLAQATSEQGFQFEREGYFVADRYDHTSDKPVFNKTIGLRDTWNG from the coding sequence ATGGACAACACCCCCGCAAGCAACTTCCTGCAGACTATTATTGCCGAGGATATCGACGCCGGCCGTGTCACCGAGGTGGTGACACGCTTTCCGCCAGAGCCCAACGGCTACCTGCACCTCGGACACGCTAAATCCATCAGCGTGAACTTCGGCCTGGCCCAAGCCAATGGCGGCCGCTGTAACTTGCGCTTCGACGACACCAATCCGGAGAAAGAAAGCCAGGAGTATATCGAGTCAATCCTCGCGGATGTGGCGTGGCTGGGTTACGCGTGGGATGGCGATGTGCGCTACGCATCGTCCTACTTTCAGCAACTGTACGACTGGGCTGTCTATCTTGTAGAGCAGGGCAGGGCGTATGTCTGTGACCTCAACGCTGAAGAAGCCCGAGAGTATCGCGGCACCCTGACCGAGCCAGGCAAGAACAGCCCCCATCGTGAGCGCAGTGTCGAGGAGAACCTCGATCTGTTGGCCCGCATGAAAGCCGGCGAGTTCGACGAGGGCGCCAAGGTGCTTCGAGCCAGGATCGATATGGCCTCGCCCAATATGAATATGCGCGATCCGATCATGTACCGTATCCGCAAAATTGCTCACCATCAGACGGGTACGGACTGGGTGATTTACCCCACCTATGATTTCGCTCATGGCCAGGAAGATGCGATCGAAGGAGTGACTCACTCCATCTGCACGCTGGAGTTTGAGGATCACCGTCCGCTGTATGACTGGTATATCGAAAACCTGCCAGTGCAGAGCCGCCCCCGGCAGTATGAATTTGGTCGCCTCAACCCGAGCTATACCATTACCAGCAAGCGGAAACTCAAGAATCTGGTGGACGGGGGAACGGTAGCGGGCTGGGACGATCCACGTATGCCGACCATCTCGGGCATGCGTCGTCGCGGCTATCCGGCGGTAGCCCTGCGCAAGTTCTGCGAAATGATCGGCACCACCCGCAAGGATGGCGTTGTTGACGTTGCCATGCTGGAATTTGCAGTGCGCGAGGAATTGAATGAAAACGCACCACGGGCTATGGCTGTGCTGAATCCGGTCAAGGTCGTACTGACTGACTACCCCGAAGACAAGGTCGAGCAACTGACGGCGCCCAACCATCCTTCGAGAGAGGAGTTGGGTGTGCGCACACTGCCCTTTAGCCGAGAGGTCTACATCGATGCCGAAGACTTCCGCGAGGAAGCCAACAAGAAATACAAGCGCCTGGTGCTGGGCAAGCGTGTGCGCTTACGCAATGCCTATGTGATTGAAGCCGATGAAGTGATCAAAGACGAGGCGGGCAATGTGGTTGAGATTCACGCCCACACGATCCCCAATACGATTGGCGAGAACCCTGAGGACGGCATCAAGCCCAAGGGTGTGATCCAGTGGGTGTCCGCTGCGCACGGGGTGGCTGCCGAGGTTCGCGTTTACGACCGCCTGTTCAATCATGAAGCGCCGGACAAGGGCGACAACGATTACATGTCGCATATCAATCCAGCGTCACTGCAGGTGGTGACGGGGGCGATGCTGGAGCCTTCACTGGCGCAGGCAACCTCGGAACAGGGCTTTCAGTTCGAGCGCGAGGGTTATTTCGTCGCCGACCGCTACGACCATACTTCCGACAAGCCGGTGTTTAACAAAACCATCGGCCTGCGCGATACCTGGAACGGATAA
- a CDS encoding peptidylprolyl isomerase, protein MVIIRTTFGEIKLELDAEKAPQTVANFISYAKDGFYDGTIFHRVIDNFMIQGGGFDTDMNQKSVGEPIENEADNGLKNDFGTVAMARTMDPHSATAQFFINVKDNDFLNHSGKNMQGWGYAVFGKITEGSEVLDKIRAVPTGSAGGHQDVPVDPVIIESVEIVED, encoded by the coding sequence ATGGTCATCATTCGCACTACTTTCGGCGAAATCAAACTCGAACTGGACGCCGAAAAAGCGCCCCAGACCGTCGCTAATTTTATCTCCTACGCCAAGGACGGGTTTTACGACGGCACCATTTTCCACCGCGTCATCGACAATTTCATGATTCAAGGCGGTGGCTTTGATACAGACATGAACCAAAAGTCCGTTGGCGAGCCGATTGAAAACGAAGCTGACAACGGCCTCAAGAACGACTTCGGCACCGTGGCCATGGCCCGGACTATGGATCCTCACTCCGCCACAGCGCAGTTTTTCATCAATGTGAAAGACAATGACTTCCTCAACCACTCTGGCAAGAACATGCAGGGCTGGGGCTACGCCGTGTTCGGCAAGATTACCGAGGGCTCCGAAGTCCTGGACAAGATCCGCGCAGTGCCCACTGGCTCGGCAGGCGGTCACCAGGATGTTCCAGTGGATCCTGTCATCATCGAATCTGTGGAAATCGTTGAAGACTAA
- a CDS encoding UDP-2,3-diacylglucosamine diphosphatase produces MPRTLFISDLHLDSSRPGVIRALAELLQGNTDCEALYILGDLFEVWVGDDDDTPLVSEIRELFKAFTAAGPSLYLMHGNRDFLLGDDFAKSCNAELLSDPTLIDLYGTPTLLMHGDSLCTGDEEYMNFRAMARSEAWRGEILSKSLDERRAIAAHIRAASSEGNSNKAEDIMDVTPSEVDRVMTDASVSRLIHGHTHRPARHDVARGERVVLGDWEATGWYISASSGSFELIKFNINQ; encoded by the coding sequence GTGCCACGCACGCTCTTCATATCCGACCTCCATCTGGACAGCTCCAGGCCCGGTGTCATCCGGGCCCTGGCGGAACTTCTGCAAGGCAACACTGACTGTGAAGCTCTCTATATCCTCGGCGATCTGTTTGAGGTCTGGGTGGGGGACGATGACGACACCCCACTCGTGTCGGAGATTCGCGAGCTGTTCAAGGCGTTCACCGCGGCGGGCCCCTCTCTCTACCTGATGCACGGCAACCGCGATTTTCTGCTGGGCGACGATTTCGCCAAAAGTTGCAACGCCGAACTCTTGTCCGACCCGACCTTGATCGATCTCTATGGCACTCCCACCCTGCTCATGCACGGCGACAGTCTCTGCACTGGCGATGAGGAGTACATGAATTTTCGCGCTATGGCTCGCAGTGAAGCCTGGCGCGGCGAAATCCTGTCGAAATCACTGGACGAGCGCCGCGCTATTGCGGCACATATCCGCGCGGCCAGTAGCGAGGGCAACTCCAACAAGGCAGAAGACATCATGGATGTCACTCCATCGGAGGTTGATCGGGTTATGACGGATGCCTCTGTGAGCCGTCTAATCCACGGTCATACGCACAGGCCAGCCCGCCATGACGTCGCTCGGGGGGAGCGTGTTGTGCTCGGCGACTGGGAGGCCACCGGATGGTACATATCGGCTTCTTCAGGCTCTTTTGAGCTTATTAAATTCAATATAAATCAATAA
- a CDS encoding tRNA-(ms[2]io[6]A)-hydroxylase — MSKIADISHILEFLACPTPRAWVDWALQNPEVMLIDHANCEKKAAGTALNLMYRYVDNHKLLNKLSRLAREELRHFEQVIGIMKKRGVTYRQISAARYAGALRKQVRGNEPGRLVDTLLVGAIIEARSCERFACIAPELDDELADFYTSLLKSESRHFMDYLKLAEEASSGGEVAQRLEVLLEAERELIELPDDEFRFHSGVPD, encoded by the coding sequence ATGAGTAAAATCGCAGATATCAGCCACATACTCGAATTCCTCGCCTGCCCGACCCCGCGCGCCTGGGTGGACTGGGCCCTGCAGAACCCTGAAGTTATGCTGATCGACCACGCCAACTGTGAGAAAAAAGCAGCTGGCACGGCACTGAACCTGATGTACCGCTATGTCGACAACCACAAACTGCTCAATAAACTCTCACGCCTGGCGCGAGAGGAGTTGCGACATTTCGAACAGGTGATCGGCATTATGAAAAAGCGCGGCGTGACCTATCGCCAAATTTCTGCTGCGCGCTACGCTGGGGCGCTGCGCAAGCAGGTGCGGGGCAATGAGCCTGGACGTTTGGTAGACACCTTGCTGGTGGGCGCGATCATCGAGGCTCGCTCCTGTGAGCGGTTTGCATGCATAGCGCCCGAGCTCGATGATGAATTGGCTGATTTTTACACCTCTCTGCTGAAATCGGAGTCGCGGCACTTCATGGATTACCTGAAGCTCGCAGAGGAGGCCAGTTCGGGGGGCGAAGTCGCACAGCGATTGGAGGTTCTACTGGAGGCAGAGCGCGAACTGATTGAGTTACCGGACGATGAGTTTCGGTTCCATAGCGGGGTTCCGGATTGA
- a CDS encoding DUF1289 domain-containing protein: MLQPRIKTPCIGVCSTGIGDSVCRGCKRFSHEVIDWNGYTEEQKRIVDTRLAGFLSQCVSNKLRILDGRLLKWQLEVQNVRFTPHHDEYCWLFSLLKAGAGQIAVPEDFGFEVDLKCRDVSLLDLREQIDAEYLLLSQAHYDRYIAVPDLFSSETP; the protein is encoded by the coding sequence ATGTTACAACCCCGTATCAAAACCCCGTGTATCGGTGTCTGCTCCACAGGCATCGGCGACAGTGTGTGTCGCGGATGCAAACGCTTCAGCCATGAGGTCATCGATTGGAATGGCTACACAGAAGAGCAAAAGCGCATCGTCGATACGCGTCTGGCCGGTTTTCTATCGCAGTGTGTGAGCAACAAGCTGCGGATTCTCGATGGCCGATTACTCAAGTGGCAGTTGGAGGTGCAAAACGTGCGCTTCACTCCCCATCACGATGAGTACTGCTGGCTATTCAGTTTGCTCAAAGCCGGGGCAGGGCAGATTGCGGTTCCCGAAGACTTCGGCTTTGAAGTGGACCTCAAGTGCCGCGATGTGTCGCTATTGGACTTGCGCGAGCAGATCGACGCCGAGTACCTGCTGCTATCCCAGGCCCATTACGACCGCTATATCGCCGTCCCCGACTTGTTTTCCAGTGAAACCCCATGA
- a CDS encoding bifunctional aconitate hydratase 2/2-methylisocitrate dehydratase produces MSLYSEYLEEIATRKSELGLHPKPIDSADLLSEIIAQIRDTENEHREDSLNFFIYNTLPGTTSAAGVKAAFLKEIILGEAEVAEITPEFAFELLSHMKGGPSVEVLLDLALSDDAQLAKPAAEVLKTQVFLYEADTERLDTAYKAGNAIAKDILESYARADFFTELPDIDEEIQVVTYIAAEGDISTDLLSPGNQAHSRSDRELHGQCMITPEAQAEIKALQAQHPAAKVMLIAEKGTMGVGSSRMSGVNNVALWAGKQASPYVPFVNIAPVVAGTNGISPIFLTTVGVTGGIGIDLKNWVKKLDADGNTVKDENGDAVLEQAYSVDTGTVLTINTKEKKLYNGTQELADVSSAFTPQKVEFMKAGGSYAVVFGKKLQNFAAQALGIEAPLVFAPSKEISHPDQGLTAVEKIFNKNAVGVATEEALHAGSDVRVKVNIVGSQDTTGLMTSQELESMAATVISPSVDGAYQSGCHTASVWDKKAQVNIPKLMAFMNKFGLITARDPKGVYHAMTDVIHKVLNDLTVDDWSIIIGGDSHTRMSKGVAFGADSGTVALALATGEATMPIPESVKVTFKGEMKSYMDFRDVVHATQAQMLKQFGDNVFQGRVIEVHIGTLLADQAFTFTDWTAEMKAKASICISEDETLIESLEIAKSRIQIMIDKGMDNEAATLQGLIDLANARINDIRSGANPALAPDENAEYFAELVVDLDEIAEPMIADPDVNNEDVSKRYTHDTIRPISYYGGTKKIDLGFVGSCMVHKGDMKIIAQMLRNIEAANGSVEFKAPLVIAPPTYNIVDELKAEGDWDVLTKYAGFQFDDTNPKEAARTSYDNVMYLERPGCNLCMGNQEKAEKGDTVMATSTRLFQGRVVEDSDEKKGESLLSSTPVVVLSTVLGRTPTIEEYKAAVDGIVLTDFAPPTEDMTVEASPIKIVNG; encoded by the coding sequence ATGAGTCTGTATTCCGAATATCTGGAAGAAATCGCGACCCGTAAAAGTGAACTGGGCCTGCATCCCAAGCCAATCGACAGCGCCGACTTGCTGTCAGAAATCATCGCCCAGATCAGAGATACAGAAAATGAACACCGCGAAGATTCGCTGAATTTCTTCATTTACAACACCCTGCCTGGTACCACCAGCGCCGCTGGTGTCAAAGCAGCATTCCTCAAGGAGATCATCCTGGGTGAAGCTGAGGTAGCAGAGATCACACCAGAGTTTGCTTTCGAGCTGCTCTCTCACATGAAAGGCGGCCCCTCCGTTGAGGTCCTGCTGGACCTGGCCCTCTCCGATGACGCCCAGCTCGCCAAGCCTGCAGCAGAAGTTCTGAAAACCCAGGTTTTCCTGTACGAAGCAGACACCGAGCGTCTAGACACTGCCTACAAAGCCGGCAACGCCATCGCAAAGGACATTCTGGAGAGCTACGCACGCGCAGACTTCTTTACTGAACTGCCCGATATAGATGAAGAGATCCAGGTCGTGACCTACATCGCCGCCGAAGGCGACATCTCCACCGACCTGCTCTCCCCGGGCAACCAGGCACACTCTCGCTCAGACCGTGAGCTACACGGCCAGTGCATGATCACTCCGGAAGCGCAGGCTGAAATCAAAGCACTGCAAGCGCAGCACCCCGCCGCGAAGGTTATGCTGATTGCCGAGAAAGGCACTATGGGTGTGGGTTCATCGCGCATGTCCGGTGTTAACAACGTCGCCCTGTGGGCCGGCAAACAAGCCAGCCCCTACGTACCCTTCGTCAACATCGCGCCGGTTGTCGCTGGCACCAACGGCATTTCACCTATCTTCCTGACCACCGTCGGCGTTACCGGCGGCATTGGCATCGATCTGAAGAACTGGGTCAAGAAGCTGGATGCTGACGGCAATACTGTGAAGGATGAGAATGGCGATGCCGTACTCGAGCAGGCCTATTCCGTAGACACAGGCACCGTGCTCACCATCAACACCAAAGAAAAGAAACTTTACAACGGCACGCAGGAGCTGGCTGACGTTTCCTCCGCATTTACGCCGCAGAAAGTCGAATTTATGAAAGCCGGCGGTTCCTACGCTGTGGTGTTCGGCAAGAAGCTGCAAAACTTTGCGGCTCAGGCCCTGGGCATCGAAGCCCCCCTAGTCTTCGCCCCCTCCAAGGAAATCTCCCACCCGGATCAGGGTCTGACAGCGGTAGAGAAGATCTTCAACAAGAACGCGGTGGGCGTTGCCACTGAAGAAGCCCTGCACGCTGGCTCCGACGTACGCGTCAAGGTGAACATTGTGGGTTCCCAGGACACCACTGGCCTGATGACTTCGCAGGAACTGGAATCCATGGCCGCCACCGTGATTTCCCCCAGCGTCGACGGCGCCTACCAGTCCGGCTGTCACACCGCATCTGTCTGGGACAAGAAAGCGCAGGTCAACATCCCCAAGCTGATGGCCTTCATGAACAAATTCGGTCTGATCACGGCCCGTGATCCCAAGGGCGTTTACCACGCCATGACTGACGTGATTCACAAGGTGCTGAACGACCTCACCGTGGACGACTGGTCAATCATCATCGGCGGTGACTCTCACACCCGCATGTCCAAGGGCGTTGCCTTTGGCGCCGATTCCGGCACGGTTGCCCTGGCCCTGGCAACAGGTGAAGCGACCATGCCTATCCCCGAGTCGGTCAAGGTGACCTTCAAGGGCGAGATGAAGAGCTATATGGATTTCCGTGACGTGGTACACGCCACTCAGGCACAGATGCTGAAGCAATTCGGTGACAATGTGTTCCAGGGGCGCGTTATCGAGGTGCACATCGGGACATTACTCGCCGACCAGGCCTTCACGTTCACCGACTGGACTGCAGAAATGAAGGCAAAGGCCTCCATCTGCATCTCCGAAGACGAAACCCTCATCGAATCACTGGAAATCGCCAAAAGCCGCATCCAGATCATGATCGACAAGGGCATGGACAATGAAGCTGCCACGCTGCAAGGCCTGATTGATCTGGCTAACGCCCGCATCAACGATATCAGGAGCGGTGCTAACCCCGCTCTGGCACCGGATGAAAACGCTGAGTACTTCGCGGAACTGGTTGTCGATCTGGACGAGATCGCTGAACCCATGATCGCCGATCCCGACGTGAACAATGAAGATGTTTCCAAGCGCTACACCCATGACACTATCCGTCCGATCTCCTACTACGGCGGCACCAAGAAGATCGATCTGGGCTTTGTGGGCTCCTGCATGGTGCACAAAGGCGATATGAAGATCATCGCCCAGATGCTGCGCAATATCGAAGCTGCGAATGGCAGTGTCGAATTCAAGGCGCCCCTGGTGATCGCCCCACCCACCTACAATATCGTCGACGAGTTGAAGGCTGAAGGTGACTGGGATGTGCTGACCAAGTACGCCGGCTTTCAGTTTGATGACACAAACCCCAAGGAGGCAGCGCGCACCAGCTACGACAACGTGATGTATCTGGAACGCCCAGGATGCAACCTGTGCATGGGCAACCAGGAAAAAGCCGAGAAAGGTGATACCGTAATGGCCACCTCCACTCGCCTGTTCCAGGGTCGCGTTGTTGAAGACAGCGACGAGAAGAAGGGTGAATCCCTGCTCTCGTCAACGCCTGTCGTCGTACTCTCTACCGTACTCGGCCGCACGCCGACCATCGAAGAGTACAAGGCTGCGGTGGACGGTATTGTCTTGACTGACTTTGCCCCTCCGACCGAAGACATGACGGTCGAAGCCTCTCCGATTAAAATCGTGAACGGCTGA